Proteins found in one Kluyveromyces marxianus DMKU3-1042 DNA, complete genome, chromosome 2 genomic segment:
- the DTD1 gene encoding D-tyrosyl-tRNA(Tyr) deacylase, which produces MKIVLQKVSEASVTVGNAIVSQIKHGYMLLVGIGVDDTVEDIDKLSKKILNFRGFDDDSGYGWKRNIKDVGGEILSVSQFTLLARTNKGTKPDFHLAQRGDLANELYEQFLDRLKAGLGEEKIKNGVFGAMMSCQLTNEGPVTIIFDSKA; this is translated from the coding sequence atgaagatagTGCTACAAAAAGTTAGTGAGGCAAGCGTAACTGTGGGAAACGCAATTGTGTCGCAGATCAAGCATGGCTACATGCTTCTCGTCGGAATCGGGGTCGATGATACAGTAGAGGACATCGACAAATTGTCCAAGAAGATCCTAAATTTCAGAGGGTTTGACGACGATTCCGGGTACGGATGGAAGAGAAACATCAAGGATGTTGGGGGCGAGATTCTATCCGTATCTCAGTTCACTTTACTTGCCCGCACCAATAAGGGAACCAAACCAGATTTCCACCTTGCGCAGCGCGGCGACCTGGCCAACGAACTTTACGAACAATTTCTGGATAGATTGAAGGCTGGtcttggagaagaaaagatcaagaacgGTGTGTTTGGTGCCATGATGAGCTGCCAGCTCACTAACGAGGGACCAGTCACCATCATTTTTGACTCGAAGGCGTGA
- the DUG3 gene encoding glutamine amidotransferase subunit DUG3, producing MCRFLIYKGKEPIKLSHLLTRPEHSIIKQSFDSRLRLDRRRPMNGDGFGVAYYTEDPEINLDGPCLFKAITPAWNNQNLETLAEKTKSRLVFAHVRASTYGTLSETNCHPFTYHRLTFMHNGGIGNFHRIKRKLFNRIDDKYLLIIQGSTDSECAFALFLDVLDKMGYDPAEAGGCLDSTAAAEVTSPSTTNTAAGKTQREREHHRARSNHVLLRRALVQTIDLLRQWTKEAAAEEAEARNAKAKGTPAASHVRVEDVFEPSLLNFAVTDGECIVVSRYITSSTDEAPSLHFSCGSSFVESAPGEYRMERLDRNQDVVMVASEPLTFERGDWTAVPTNSILTVRNQTVLLHPLIDEYYQTDPLYARSATLAESKGLMGSVPVSSPVDPKVPPLERDRRVYLT from the coding sequence ATGTGCCGTTTTCTAATATACAAGGGCAAGGAGCCCATCAAGCTGTCGCACTTGCTAACCAGACCAGAGCATTCGATCATCAAACAGTCGTTTGATTCGCGGCTTAGACTCGATAGAAGGAGACCGATGAATGGGGACGGGTTCGGCGTCGCCTACTATACGGAAGACCCAGAGATAAACCTCGACGGACCATGCCTGTTCAAAGCTATCACTCCTGCATGGAATAACCAGAACCTAGAGACGCTAGCCGAGAAAACCAAGTCGCGGCTTGTGTTTGCACATGTGCGTGCAAGCACGTACGGGACCTTGAGTGAGACGAACTGCCACCCATTCACGTACCACAGACTAACTTTCATGCACAACGGCGGTATAGGTAATTTCCACCGCATCAAACGGAAATTGTTCAACCGCATAGACGACAAGTACTTGTTGATCATCCAGGGGAGCACGGACTCAGAATGCGCGTTTGCGTTGTTCTTGGATGTTTTGGACAAGATGGGCTATGACCCGGCCGAGGCTGGCGGTTGTTTAGACAGTACCGCAGCAGCGGAAGTTACGTCCCCAAGTACGACTAACACTGCAGCGGGGAAGACGCAGCGCGAACGCGAACACCACCGCGCGCGCAGCAATCACGTCTTGCTCAGACGCGCGTTGGTGCAAACGATTGACCTTTTGAGACAATGGACAAAAGAGGCAGCCGCCGAAGAGGCCGAGGCCCGCAACGCCAAGGCGAAAGGAACACCTGCCGCCAGTCATGTGCGCGTAGAAGACGTGTTTGAACCATCGCTCCTCAATTTCGCCGTCACAGACGGCGAGTGCATAGTTGTATCGCGGTACATTACGTCAAGCACGGACGAAGCACCTTCTTTGCATTTCAGCTGTGGCTCCAGTTTCGTCGAATCGGCACCCGGAGAGTACCGAATGGAGCGTCTGGACAGAAACCAGGATGTGGTAATGGTTGCGAGCGAGCCGCTAACGTTTGAACGAGGCGATTGGACCGCTGTGCCGACAAACAGTATACTAACGGTGCGGAATCAAACGGTGCTTTTGCATCCTCTCATCGACGAATACTACCAGACTGACCCACTGTATGCCAGAAGCGCAACACTTGCGGAGAGTAAGGGTCTCATGGGCAGTGTTCCGGTGTCCAGCCCGGTGGACCCCAAGGTTC
- the NCP1 gene encoding NADPH--hemoprotein reductase yields MQLLKMPAGLDNLDFAVLCALALAVVAYLGRDTLKNLFTSDNSLTNVTSDSRDLVEVVKENGKNFVVLFASQTGTGEDYARKFAKELISKFQLKVMCADVEKYDFDNLHLLPSSIPVSFFVSTYGEGDFPDGALPMEEYLSGVEEGSLSNLKYTLFGLGNSTYEFFNGASKKTEGYLKAAGAHLIGTAGLADDGAGTTDEDYLSWKEATLEALKDVLRLDEHEEKFEPAFKYEELEQFHDESVSQGEPNASYLPINSPKAPFTQAQPFLAPIVKSKELFKDPTRNCIHAEISLEGSNLKYTTGDHIGILPSNSDEHVKQFLETFNLKPHTVFDLISTDPTSKPPFPVPCSIGAAVRHYIEITGPVSRATFGQLVEFAPNEEAKNKLSQLAKDKDDFAREITAKHFNFADAVLYVSGGKPWTTVPWNFLVETLPHMQPRYYSISSSSTSEPGTVHITAVVENEPNTEVEGKRITGVTTNLLRNIELVQNKKDVEASTLPIRFDLNGPRNLYHGFKLPIHIRHSQFRLPSNPSTPVIMVGPGTGVAPFRGFIRERCAYKDHHKDDSEAVEQLGKHILFYGSRNLDDYLYSEEWPEYAKKLGESFELVVAHSRLNPQKKVYVQDLLIDRAEDIFKLIKEGAFIYVCGDAKGMAQGVHKALVQIVSQGNNISEEDAAGVIKMMKTTGKYQEDVW; encoded by the exons atgcaactGCT AAAAATGCCAGCAGGGTTGGATAATTTGGATTTTGCAGTGCTTTGTGCACTTGCGCTTGCTGTAGTTGCGTACTTGGGACGTgatactttgaagaatctgTTTACATCGGACAATTCGTTGACCAATGTGACATCGGATTCTCGCGATTTGGTCGAAGTTGTGAAGGAGAACGGTAAGAACTTTGTGGTTCTTTTCGCTTCTCAAACGGGTACCGGTGAGGATTACGCCAGAAAGTTTGCTAAGGAACTAATCTCGAAATTCCAGTTGAAGGTCATGTGTGCTGATGTTGAGAAGTACGACTTTGACAACTTGCATTTGTTGCCTTCGAGCATCCCAGTGTCCTTTTTCGTCTCTACTTATGGTGAAGGTGACTTCCCAGATGGCGCTTTACCAATGGAGGAGTATTTGAGTGGAGTGGAAGAAGGTTCTTTGAGCAACTTGAAGTACACTTTGTTCGGTCTAGGTAATTCGACATACGAGTTTTTCAATGGTGCTTCAAAGAAGACCGAAGGCTACTTGAAGGCTGCTGGTGCTCATTTGATCGGTACTGCTGGCTTGGCAGATGACGGTGCTGGTACTACAGACGAAGACTACTTGTCCTGGAAGGAAGCTACTTTAGAGGCATTGAAGGATGTCTTGCGTCTAGATGAGCACGAGGAAAAATTCGAACCAGCATTCAAATACGAGGAATTGGAACAATTCCACGATGAATCTGTCTCCCAAGGTGAACCAAACGCATCATATTTGCCAATCAACAGTCCTAAGGCACCATTCACACAAGCTCAACCTTTCCTAGCTCCAATCGTCAAGTCAAAAGAGTTGTTCAAGGACCCAACCCGTAACTGTATTCATGCAGAGATCAGCCTAGAGGGCTCAAATCTAAAATATACCACCGGTGACCACATTGGTATTTTACCATCAAACTCTGATGAGCACGTGAAGCAGTTCTTGGAAACTTTCAACTTGAAACCACATACAGTTTTCGATTTGATCTCTACCGACCCAACTTCAAAGCCACCATTCCCAGTCCCATGCAGTATCGGTGCTGCTGTCAGACACTACATAGAAATCACTGGCCCTGTATCGAGAGCCACTTTTGGCCAATTGGTAGAATTCGCACCAAACGAGGAAGCGAAGAACAAGCTATCTCAACTAGCCAAAGACAAAGATGACTTCGCTAGAGAAATTACAGCCAAGCATTTCAACTTTGCTGATGCCGTTCTTTATGTGTCAGGAGGCAAGCCATGGACTACTGTGCCATGGAATTTCCTAGTGGAAACTCTGCCTCACATGCAACCTCGTTACTACTCTATTTCTTCGTCAAGCACTTCAGAGCCAGGAACTGTTCACATTACTGCCGTTGTGGAAAACGAACCAAACACAGAGGTAGAAGGTAAGAGAATCACAGGTGTAACCACCAACTTGCTAAGAAACATCGAGCTAGTtcaaaacaagaaggatGTTGAAGCTTCTACGCTTCCAATCAGATTCGATTTGAACGGTCCACGTAACTTGTACCATGGATTCAAACTACCAATTCATATTCGTCATTCCCAGTTCAGATTACCATCAAACCCTAGTACTCCAGTTATCATGGTGGGTCCAGGTACCGGTGTCGCACCATTCCGTGGGTTCATCAGAGAAAGATGCGCCTACAAGGACCACCACAAGGACGATTCTGAGGCAGTGGAGCAATTAGGTAAACACATTCTATTCTACGGTAGTAGGAATTTGGACGATTACTTGTACTCCGAAGAATGGCCTGAGTATGCTAAAAAGCTAGGGGAAAGTTTCGAACTAGTCGTCGCTCACTCCAGATTAAACCCTCAAAAGAAAGTCTACGTGCAAGATTTACTAATTGATAGAGCAGAAGATATTTTCAAGTTGATCAAAGAGGGCGCGTTCATCTACGTGTGTGGTGACGCAAAGGGGATGGCCCAAGGTGTACACAAGGCTCTAGTACAGATCGTCTCCCAAGGAAACAAcatttctgaagaagacgCTGCTGGTGTCATtaagatgatgaagaccACAGGAAAGTACCAAGAAGATGTCTGGTAA